TCATGAAACAAGAACGAAAAAGAAGGGAGGGCACGTGCTTAAATATTACTTGCAGAGCTCCCTTGTGATTCACTCTACGATGTTGATATACACAAGTTAAGTAAGCTGAATGATAGAGTCTGATTAAGTTACCAAATGATTTCAAAACGAGACACTTATAAAGGAAATAAAGTGAAGGGAACAAAGGGTTGATTGATGATGATGCAAAGATGTGAAAAATCTGCAAAAGAATGCCTTAGTACACAAGTGATGCTAGTTAGGAGGAGCCCACTTTGGAATATATATGGTGATTATGATAATTATTTGGGAGCTTGTAGAAGAACAAAAGTTAGTTTTAGAACTCAGTACTAATCTAATCCCACTTATTATTAGCCTGGCAAACTTAAAAGTATTTTCAATTTTGGTACAAATTCCTAAAGCAGGTTGAGTTGCACAGTTTAACCAACTACCCACTCTATTACTCTAACACACCCACTCcattatcatttatatatactCTATACATCTTTTTCCCTCGTACCAAACTTGGattcaaaataatttctttCCCCACGTAAATCATTCTTTCTTGCTCATAAAGACAAACAGCAACCTAAATATAACCACATTCTAGCCACCCTGTTCATAGATAGCTATCTAGGCCAAGCTTTGCAGCATAAGAAGTTGGTACACAAACATAAAGTTTAGGTTTTGGGAGAGATGAGAAAACGTATGGAAAGAATAGTTGTTCCTTGCTCTTTCAGCTGTGCTTCCCATTCAAGTGTGGAGTTGGGTGTACCCAAAGGATCAAAAGAAGATTCAAAAGCCACTATTGTTTCAAGTAGTTTCTTCTCTCTGAATAATCTTACTGTCTCTctgttaattcttttttttttcttcttgttcttgaGTGATTGGAGTGTTATGAGTAATTTGAGATATTCGTTGTGCAAGAAGGACATGATAGATCAATAGTCAGAGCCAATATCAAGAGAGGCAAGCCTTCTGGATTTCTGTCTCTACCAAAGCCTAATGTAGCTGCTGGCATATACAGAATAATCAAGACCATCAAGAATTTTCCTCAATTATTTTGTGAGTTCAACAACTCTTAATCATTCTGTTTGTCATGAATTTTGTTGGTCTTAACTTCGTCAAATTTTAATctcaattattttcaaaatgacagataagatcaatttagattatataattgtGTTAACCTTATTTTATAAACCGGTTTcccaatattaatattaaaggtgtgttgaaagtctcacgTCAACTAGaaataagactaatttaaaatatataaatagatataaatctCATCTTACAAGATGATTTTTTGACATAAAGGAATGTATTAAAAGTCCTacgtcgactagagataaaactaatttagaatatataaatgaatgcaaACCTTACCTTTCAACTTTCCAAGCTGATTTTGTGGatttgagttaaacttaaagttcTACTTCTTAACTTTTTAGGCTGAGCttataaattttagatatttaactttttcactTGAAATTTAGGCTCACATTTTATTGGCTTGAATGCAGTTTacagagagaaggaggaggaaatggCATCTGATATGGAAATTGGGTTTCCAACAGATGTGAAGCATGTGACACATATTGGAATTGATGGGTCAAGCATTACAAATAATGTAAGGGGTTGGGACAATCTGAAGGCACCTGAATTGTTGTCTCTGTCTCCAATCTCATTCAAGCAATTTGAATTGGCCATGGCTACCCAAGCTCAATGTTCTCTCATTGATGATGCTAATTCCTCAAAAAAATGCTGTTAAAACAGTTCTGGGAACCCTTTCTAATTGTAGATTAATGGTGATGATTGATGACTATGTACCTAGGAGTTTATACACAACTGCACAGATTGAAAATTCATGAATGCTTGTTTGTTTTGTTCTGTTCTTGAGATTGCCCAAGCTTCAttacattattttcttcaatattGAAGtctttccatttttaatttgagttttttctttccttttattttctttgtatatttaattaagtttcattcactttcattattttattttaaagtattatattaactataacttaaataaaaaattaaaagttaaaattttaacttaaataaaatttcaaattaaaaaatccaCCTTCTCTCTCTGTCATTCCTGTCTTCGTAGTTTCTCATCCTCTTACCAGACACAGCTATCTTCGTACAAATCATTAAAATCTGTTAgcttgtgtttttattttctgttttcttaatttaattaccAATTCGTGATCTTATTTTCAGAGTGTTTCCCATTTCAAATTGTTgtacaaaaaataaagaaaataaacaatgaTAATTTCAGTATTTCTTGTACAAATAGTTAAAtgttataaacaattaaaaataaagtgacACAAAGAAATGAAACATAAGGATTCAGATCGTATTTTAAACGTAAatgaaaaatagataaataaaacgggtaaaatttcaaatgttgataagaaaaattaacagaacctcataagattcaaataaaaatttttaagtatacaaaaaaagttatactaaaaaaaatttaatagaatatATGTTATACACAAAAATTTATAATCAGGAAAGAGGTTGAAAAAGACATagaagaattatataaaataagtgaTATGAtgacaataattaaaaatataataattatgaggGCTATGATCATTCTTCAACACAAgtgtatatttaatatttgagaaattaaattcatgcattcaactgaaatatttattcatattacATCCAATAATCTCACGAGTTAAATCagatacaatttaaatattttttctttttctattctctaaatattttttgaaaataaaatcgTGATAGTTTTAGAATTCAAAACATTATACACcttatatatagagagagaataatgaagaaaaagtataaatgattaaacatgtaaaatccaaataattttcttttgaaataatttatcaaaaattcaaaacaatgtTAAGCTCTTCTCATTCTCATTCTAGTTAAGTTTATGTTCTATATAAGAGTTTTATAATTTGGAGTGTactcttaattataattatgagaAGATAATTTGTTGCTAAGTTTGTGTCGGTTGTCGTTAATTATGTTATGTCTTTCTCTTTGTTCATTTATCATCACCGACACCTCTCTTCACTCTATTTTTTCACACTTAAACCTATTTTCAAATTATAGGgagtttcaattttaaattagcaaactgtataaattaatttgtaaatggaaaactcatcacaaaaacgagttaataaaataaattaatagcaAATACTTGGCCGTTAAttctttcttataatttttttaatctttgtttatttttaataggtATGTATGCATGGAGTTACAAGCTGAGATGGTAATCTATTTTGTAATATTTCATAAACATGATTAATTACTTTTtgctatttttaattatgtttatttcacTCATAAATTCGGAATTTATGTTAACGATTTCATAATCAATATCGTTTTAATCAacaatgaaattttattattaaaaatcaatcTTATTATTCTTGAAATTAAGATActtaaaatgtttataatttatgCTTAGAAAAGACCCGCGAGAACGAGACTAAAAAAAAAGACGTACCAACTGACCAAGCAATGCTGTACCGAAGGGCAATATTGACATTTCACGTGTCCTGCTTGGGTGTCGGTGGAGAAATGCGGTTCTTTGCCTCAAAGCCAGTCTGTGATCACTTAAACATCGAACACTTTGTGTCCCACCAACGCATTATCCACCGTCGATTCCTCTAAAGTGTTCGATCTATAATCTCACACAGAGTAAGCACGCATAACGCCATAGGAGAAGGACCTTCTACCAGAAAAACTCGtagtgttattattatttggtcGATTCTCCCTCTTCTCTGTACgtcaagagagagagaga
This sequence is a window from Vigna angularis cultivar LongXiaoDou No.4 chromosome 2, ASM1680809v1, whole genome shotgun sequence. Protein-coding genes within it:
- the LOC108329185 gene encoding CRIB domain-containing protein RIC4 isoform X1, with the translated sequence MRKRMERIVVPCSFSCASHSSVELGVPKGSKEDSKATIVSKGHDRSIVRANIKRGKPSGFLSLPKPNVAAGIYRIIKTIKNFPQLFFYREKEEEMASDMEIGFPTDVKHVTHIGIDGSSITNNVRGWDNLKAPELLSLSPISFKQFELAMATQAQCSLIDDANSSKKCC
- the LOC108329185 gene encoding CRIB domain-containing protein RIC4 isoform X2, translated to MRKRMERIVVPCSFSCASHSSVELGVPKGSKEDSKATIVSRHDRSIVRANIKRGKPSGFLSLPKPNVAAGIYRIIKTIKNFPQLFFYREKEEEMASDMEIGFPTDVKHVTHIGIDGSSITNNVRGWDNLKAPELLSLSPISFKQFELAMATQAQCSLIDDANSSKKCC